The window GGTTTCAGTCACCAGGTGGTCGACCTCGTCACCGCGATCGCCGAGCGCACCGACCCGGCACCGTCCTTCGCGGACGGACTCCACGTCCAGCGGGTGCTCGACGCCGTCGAGCGGTCGTCCGCAGCCGACGGCGCCTGGCAGACGACGCGCTGAACATCCCCACCCCCGGGGGCGCGCGTCTCCCGGATCATCCAGAGAGGACGACAGCATGGCACGACCGATCACTCTTTTCACCGGCCAGTGGGCGGATCTTCCGTTCGAGGAGGTGGCGCGTCTGGCGGGCGAGTGGGGGTACGACGGTCTGGAGATCGCGTGCTGGGGCGATCATCTGGATGTGGCGCGGTGGGATGACGCGGAGTACGTGCAGTCGCGGAAGGACATCCTGGAGCGCAACGGGTTGAAGGTGTGGGCGATCTCGAATCACCTCACCGGTCAGGCAGTGTGCGATGACCCGATCGACCAGCGGCACCGTGACATCCTGTCCGACCGTGTCTGGGGCGACGGTGACCCCGAGGGGGTGCGTCACCGGGCCGCGGAGGACCTCAAGGACACTGCGCGGATGGCGGCAGCGCTCGGCGTCACCACCGTGAACGGCTTCAGCGGATCATCCATCTGGAAGTACGTGGCGATGTTCCCGCCTGCATCGGAGGCGATGGTCGACGCCGGGTACACCGACTTCGCCGACCGGTGGCATCCGATCCTCGACGTCTTCGAGGAGGTCGGGGTCCGCTTCGCCCTGGAGGTGCACCCGTCCGAGATCGCCTACGACTACTGGACGGCCAAGCGGACGCTCGAGGCCATCGGACATCGGAAGAGCTTCGGATTCAACTTCGACCCGTCGCACTTCGTGTGGCAGCAGCTGGACAGCGTCGCGTTCGTGCTCGACTTCGCCGACCACATCTTCCACGTGCACTGCAAGGAGTCGGTGACCAACCTGGACGGCCGCAACGGCGTGCACGGGTCGCACCTCTCGTGGGACAACCCGCGGCGGGGCTGGACGTTCGTCTCCACCGGGCACGGCGCCGTGCCGTGGGAGCCGATCTTCCGCGCCCTGAATGCGATCGGCTACGACGGGCCGACGAGCGTGGAGTGGGAGGACGCCGGCATGGACCGTCTCGTCGGCGCTCCCGAGGCCCTGGAGTTCGTGCGGAGACTCGCCCGGATCACTCCGCCCCACCAGCTCTTCGACGCCGCCTTCAGCTCGAAGTAGCGCGCTCCGGAGCCCGCGCAAGGGGGGGGAGCGCGGGCTCCCGTCCCCGGCGCCGTCCCTCGGGCCGGATGCTGCTCAGGGTCGCTCGCGCGCCGTGAGTGCGTGCAGCAGGCGGGTGAGGGTCTGGATGTCGTCGATCGACCACTCCTCGAGGGCGTGCAGGAGGGTGCTCTCCTGCGGCGCCCGGGCCTCGGCCAGCCGCTCCAGTCCGAACGGCGTGGGAAAGAGGATGCTGGAGCGGCGATCGGTGGGGTCGGGTTCGCGTCCGATGAGCCCCAGCTCCTCAAGCTCGCGCACGGTGCGACTGATCTGGCCCTTGTCGGCGACGAGCATCTCGGAGACCTCCGACTGCGTCACGCGTTCGCGGCGGACGATGGTGGTGAACACCTTGTAGGCGGCGGGGAGCATCCCGGGGCTCACCCGCTCGGCGTTCTCGCTGACGATCCGTCGCACCTGATGGATCAGGCCGCCGAATTCCGCCTCGAGCGCCCGCACGGCCTCCGTGCGGGCGTCGGGGTCGGGTGCGGCGCTCATCGCCTTCGAGACTAACGTCGTCCTCACCGCCGGCGCGCGGCCCGGAGGGCAGGGGTCCGACCGGTGGCGGGAAGGGCGTCCATCCCCGTGCTGGTGGACACGGTGGCGAGGTCGGCTTCGCCGGCGTGGATGCGCTCGGTCGTCGTCATCCGATTCAGTGGTGTGTTCGGGAGGAACACGATCGCGATCAGACTGAGGATCGCCACCGGCACGGCGATGAGGAACGAGTGCGCGATCGCCTGGGCGTAGACATCCTCGAAGATCACCCGGAGCGCTTCGGGGAGGACGGCGACCTGCGGGATCGTGCCCGACTGCAGCTCCTGCGCGAGAGTCGCGCCCTGGGCACCGAGGTCCGACAGCGCCGTGGCGATGTCGCCCTGACGTTCGCCGGTGAGGGTGGTCGCCTGGCTGGCGAGGGCCGCGCCCATGACCGAGACCCCGATCGTGCCGCCGAGGCTGCGGAAGAAGGTGACACCCGAGCTCGCCACTCCCATCTCCCGCGGATCGGCGGTGTTCTGCACGACCAGCACGAGATTCTGCATGGTCATGCCGACACCTGCGCCGAGGAAGAACATGTACACCGACACCAGGACGAACGGGGTGTCGTAGTGGATCGTCGAGAGCAGGGCGGTGCCGGCGGTGAGCAGCACGCCGCCGACGATCAGGTAGGGCTTCCAGTGGCCGTAGCGCGAGATGAGCGCACCGATGACGACGGAGGCGAGGAGGAGCCCTGCGATCATCGGGATCGTCATGACACCGGCTTCCGTGGGCGTGGCGCCGCGGGCCATCTGCATGTACTGGCTGAGGAAGACCGTCGTGCCGAACATCGAGATCCCTGTGGCGATGGAGGCGACGACGGCGAGCGAGAACGTGGCGCTGCGGAAGAGGCGGAGGGGGATCAGCGGCTCGGGAGTGCGCAGCTCGACGACGATGAACAGCAGGGTCGCCAGAGCCGACCCGCCCACCATGAGGGCCGTCGGCAGGCTCCACCAGTCGAACGAGGTGCCGGCGTTCGTCACCCACACCAGCAGCAGCGACACCGCGGCGCTCAGCAGGACGATCCCCACGTAGTCGATCCGCACCGCGCGACGCGGCCGCTCGGGCAGGTGCAGCGTGCGCTGCTGGATGACGAGGGCGGCGACGGCCACCGGGAGGGCGACGAAGAAGTTCCACCGCCAGCCGAACGCGTCGGTGATGACGCCGCCGAGAAGCGGTCCGCCGATCGTGGCCACCGCCATCACGGCACCGAACAGTCCCATGTAGCGGCCGCGCTCGCGCGGGCTGATGATGTCGGCCATGATCACCTGGCTGAGGGCCGCCAGCCCGCCGGCCCCGACGCCCTGCAGCGCGCGGAAGGCGATGAGGGTCTCGGGGTTCTGCGAGAAGCCGGCCGCTGCTGTGGCGAGGACGAAGATCACGATCGCGATCTGGATCAGGAGCTTGCGGTTGAACAGATCGGCGAGCTTCCCCCAGATCGGGGTCGAGATCGCGGTGGTCAGCAGGGTTGCGGTCACCACCCACGTGTAGGCGGCCTGATCGCCGTCGAGGTCGTGCACGATCACCGGCAACGAGGTCGAGACCACCGTGGAGGCGAGCATCGACACGAACATGCCGAGGAGGAGCCCGACGAGGGCTTTCACCACCCCTGGGCGGTGCGCGGGCGGGGCGTCTGCAGTCGTGGCCATCTGTTCTCCCGAAAGTTGAGCTGAATCAACGATACGCCGAATGTTGACACACGTCAACGAACGGGGCGTGCTGTCTGCGGCCGCGAGCGGGAAGATGGGGGAGTGATCAGTGTCGAGGTGCTCCCCGACGCCGCGACCGAGGCGCTCGCCCTGGCGGCATGGCGACGTCTGGTCGACGCCGGTCTGCCGAGCGCCGGCAGGCACACCGGTGAGAGCAACCGGCCGCACATCACCGTGGCCGTCCGCGAGTCACCCCGCCTCGACGGGCTCGCTGCTCTCGCCGATCGCCTCCCTCTCCCGCTTCGGCTGGGGGGCGTGCTGCTGTTCCCGCGCTCAGGCCAGGCGGTCGTCAGCTGGCAGGTGGTCCTCACGGCCCCCCTGGCGGAGTTCCATCGCCGTGTCACCGGCGCCGTCGGCCCGGCGGAGGAGCGCTACACCCACACCGAGCCCGACGGCTGGAGTCCGCACCTCACGATGGCTCGCCGGGTGCCGCTGGCCGATCTCGGCGCGGCCGTGGCGGCGATCGACCTCGCTCCTCACGCCGGCGAGGTCACGGGCCTGCGCATCTGGGATGCGACCACCCGCACGGTCACGACGCTGCGCTGATCGGCACGGTCAGTCGGCGAGGGCGAGCGCGCGATAGGGCTGCGCGGGAGGGCCGGCGGGCCGGGTCATCCGCTCTGATCGCGACAGCTGGGTGCGCCGGTAGAGCTCGTCGATGAGGGATGTCGCCAGGCGCACCAGGCGACCGATCTCGACCTCGTCGCGATCGACCCAGGCGCACCGGGGTTCGTCGCCCACCGGGACGAAGCCGTCGTGCTCCTCCCAGACGACGAGCGTGCGCTCTGCCCCCAGGACGTGCTGCTGCCACCACACCTGCCGGAGGTAGGTGCGGGGGATGCTCCGCCACGCCTTCTTCGTCGTCTTGATCTCGGCGAGGACGACGCGGCCGGAGGGGTCGACGGCGATGCCGTCGGGGGTGGCGAGATGACGCTTCTCGACCTCGGCGTGGAAGAGGGCGCTCGAGGGACGGATCCCATGGGTGGCGGCGACCCAGGCGGCGATCTCGGGCTCGCGGACGCGCCCGTGAGCGGTGTACGCATTGCCGGAGAAGTTCGAACCCATGAGTTTGGCGTCGGCGGCGCGGGGGATGACGCGCTCGGAGGTGAGTGCTGCGACATCGGTCGCCGTGATCCCGCGGGAGCGGGCGCGCACCCATGCGACCCGGTCGCGGGAATCCGCGACGATGCGGGCGGCGAGTTCGGGGGTCACGGGTTCGAGGGTAACCCGGGGCGGCGACGCGTCCGGCGTGTCTCGCTCGGCGCGTCGCCCTCCCGCCTTCGCCCGCATCCCGGTCCGCGAGGGTAGGAGGAGGGCGGTGGGGAGGGCGGATTTGGTGGGGGAGGGTGGGCGGCGTAGACTGAGCGGAGCCGAAGACCGCTGGTCATCGAGGTGCGCGAGCACCGAGACCGAAGCACTGCATCGCAGGGGCCCGCGCAGGTGACACGATCGAAACCCTTTCCAGGATGACGCTCCGTGCGCTTGCGCCGGAGCGTTTTGTTTTGCCGTGACGACCGGATGTCGAGGCCGACGCACCGCTACCGTGGTGCGTCTCACAGATACAAGGAGTGGCCATGGCGCAGAAGGAAGCATCGGTCGCCGAGCTCACGAAGCAATTCGAGGACTCGACTGCCGTCTTGCTCACCGAGTACCGCGGCCTGACGGTTGCCGAGCTCAAGGAGCTTCGCAACACCATCCGTCAGGATGCGGAATACGCCGTGGTGAAGAACACGCTGACCAAGATCGCCGCGGGCAACGCGGGGGTCACGGGGCTGGACGAGGGACTGAAGGGTCCGTCGGCCATCGCGTTCGTGCACGGTGACCCGGTCGCCGTCGCGAAGGGTCTGCGTGCCTTCGCCAAGGCACACCCCCTCCTGGTGGTCAAGGGCGGATTCTTCGACGGAAACCCCCTCACCGCGGAGGAGGTCAACAAGCTCGCCGATCTCGAGAGCCGTGAAGTCCTGCTGGCGAAGCTCGCCGGTGCGATGAAGGCCTCGCTGACCAAGGCGGCCTACGTCTTCAACGCTCTGCCGTCGAAGGCCGTTCGCACGGTCGACGCGCTGCGTGAGAAGCAGGAGTCCGCGGCCTGACACGGGCCCGGCAGATAAACCACCCAACAAGGAGATACATCATGGCAAAGCTCAGCACTGAGGAGCTGCTCGACGCGTTCAAGGAGCTCACGCTCATCGAGCTGTCCGAGTTCGTCAAGGCCTTCGAGGAGACCTTCGACGTCACCGCCGCCGCCCCCGTCGCGGTCGCCGCTGCCGGCGCCCCCGCCGGTGGTGCCCCCGCCGAAGAGGAAGAGGTCAAGGACTCCTTCGACGTCATCCTCGAGTCGGTCGGCGACAAGAAGATCCAGGTCATCAAGGTCGTCCGCGAGCTCACCTCGCTCGGCCTGGGCGAGGCGAAGGCCGTCGTCGACGGTGCTCCCAAGCCCGTCCTCGAGGGCGCCAACAAGGAGGCCGCCGACAAGGCCAAGGCCGCTCTCGAAGAGGCCGGCGCCACCGTCACCCTGAAGTGAGTCGAGACGTGTCAATGCGCGCATAGCGCGCGTTGACACGTCTGCGACTCAGGTTGAGTAGCCGCCGAAGGCGGCGTATCGAAACCTCTCGTGGCGCAGACCGCCACCACGAACGGCCCGGGTTACACCTCGTAACCCGGGCCGTTCGCTGTTCCCCTGACCTCGACCCGTCGAAAAGTGCGGCTGGACGCCCCCGCGCGCCGCGTTTCCTCACGGATCGCGAGGGGGAGACCCCTACAGCCGCCCCAGCGACGCGTCCGCGACCGCCGCCGACCGCCGGGGATTGACCGGTCCGGTGGAGTTGCGCACGACCAAACGCGCCTGGGCCCGGATGACGGTGGGCGGCCGCTCGGGATCGGCGAGGTGGTCCAGCAGCGTCCGCACGGCCGCCGCGCCCTGTTCGCGCGGAGCCTGCCGAAGGGTGGTGAGGGCGAACATCTCGGCGTACTCGTGGTCGTCGATGCCCACCACGCTGAGGTCGTTCGGCACCTGGATGCCGAGCCGGCGCGCGGCGATGATGGCGCCGATGGCGACCTCGTCGCAGACCCCGACGATGGCGGTCGGCCGATCCCGCGACCCCAGCACGTCGACCGCGGCGGCGTAGCCGGACGGCAGGCTCAGGCTCGACACGACGTGCTGGGCGAGGTCGCCCATTCCGGCATCCGCCATCGCTCCCCGGTACCCCTCCCGGCGCGCGCGCTCCACATCGGAGCCGGCCACCTTCGGCCCGTCGGGCGCACCTCCGCCGAGGAACAGGATGCGGCGGTGGCCGAGTGCGATGAGATGGTCGGTCGCCCGCCGAGCGGCGTGATCGTCGTCGAGGGCGATCACGCTCAGGCCCTCCGCGCCGCCGACGATGCTGACGACGGGTGTGCCGATCCGTCGCAGCCGCGCGAGCTCGGCGTCCTCGGGCTCGAGTCCGACGGCGATCAGTCCGTCGAACTGCTTGCGCGAGAGGAACTCCTCGAAGATGCGACGACGTCCCGGCGTGCCCGGCTGCGCGTCGTAGAGGGTGAGGTTCAGGCCCTCCTCCAGAAGGCTGTCCTGGATGCCCTCGAGCACCTCGGCGAAGAACCAGCGGTTCACGCAGGGCATCACGACCCCGACGTTGCGGGTGCGCCCGGTGACCAGGCTCACGGCGCTCGTCGATGCGACGTATCCGAGCTCGGCGGCCGCGCGCTGCACGCGTTCGCGCGTCGCGGCAGAGACGTACCCCGCTCCCGTCAGGGCGCGGCTCGCCGTCGATTTCGACACTCCGGCGAGGCGTGCGACGTCGGCGATCCCCATCATCGGACGAACCCTCCTTCGGGCTCACGCGGCGGTGTGGTGACACCGGAATCTGGAACCGTTTCCAGGTCATCATGCAACGGCGATCCCCCGCGCGCCACCAGTGTCCGCATCGGTTATCGAGTCGTGATCAATTCGCGTTGTGAAGCTAAGGCCGCATCCCGTACGGTGATCCTGGAATCGGTTCCCGACCCGACGCCTGCGGGTCGCAGGACGGTGGGAACTGCTCGATGAGGAGGCAAAATGAGATTTGGAAAAGCGGGTCGCGTCGTCACAGCCGTCGCGGCCCTCGGTGTTTCCGCCCTGGCGCTGTCGGCGTGTACCGGCGACATCGCGGCCAACGAGGACGTCGACTGCACGGAGTACGAGGAGTACGGCACCTTCGACGGTGCCGAGGTGACCATCGGCGGCA of the Microbacterium invictum genome contains:
- the rplJ gene encoding 50S ribosomal protein L10, which gives rise to MAQKEASVAELTKQFEDSTAVLLTEYRGLTVAELKELRNTIRQDAEYAVVKNTLTKIAAGNAGVTGLDEGLKGPSAIAFVHGDPVAVAKGLRAFAKAHPLLVVKGGFFDGNPLTAEEVNKLADLESREVLLAKLAGAMKASLTKAAYVFNALPSKAVRTVDALREKQESAA
- a CDS encoding MarR family winged helix-turn-helix transcriptional regulator, with amino-acid sequence MSAAPDPDARTEAVRALEAEFGGLIHQVRRIVSENAERVSPGMLPAAYKVFTTIVRRERVTQSEVSEMLVADKGQISRTVRELEELGLIGREPDPTDRRSSILFPTPFGLERLAEARAPQESTLLHALEEWSIDDIQTLTRLLHALTARERP
- a CDS encoding YqaJ viral recombinase family protein, with translation MTPELAARIVADSRDRVAWVRARSRGITATDVAALTSERVIPRAADAKLMGSNFSGNAYTAHGRVREPEIAAWVAATHGIRPSSALFHAEVEKRHLATPDGIAVDPSGRVVLAEIKTTKKAWRSIPRTYLRQVWWQQHVLGAERTLVVWEEHDGFVPVGDEPRCAWVDRDEVEIGRLVRLATSLIDELYRRTQLSRSERMTRPAGPPAQPYRALALAD
- a CDS encoding 2'-5' RNA ligase family protein gives rise to the protein MISVEVLPDAATEALALAAWRRLVDAGLPSAGRHTGESNRPHITVAVRESPRLDGLAALADRLPLPLRLGGVLLFPRSGQAVVSWQVVLTAPLAEFHRRVTGAVGPAEERYTHTEPDGWSPHLTMARRVPLADLGAAVAAIDLAPHAGEVTGLRIWDATTRTVTTLR
- a CDS encoding LacI family DNA-binding transcriptional regulator, which gives rise to MMGIADVARLAGVSKSTASRALTGAGYVSAATRERVQRAAAELGYVASTSAVSLVTGRTRNVGVVMPCVNRWFFAEVLEGIQDSLLEEGLNLTLYDAQPGTPGRRRIFEEFLSRKQFDGLIAVGLEPEDAELARLRRIGTPVVSIVGGAEGLSVIALDDDHAARRATDHLIALGHRRILFLGGGAPDGPKVAGSDVERARREGYRGAMADAGMGDLAQHVVSSLSLPSGYAAAVDVLGSRDRPTAIVGVCDEVAIGAIIAARRLGIQVPNDLSVVGIDDHEYAEMFALTTLRQAPREQGAAAVRTLLDHLADPERPPTVIRAQARLVVRNSTGPVNPRRSAAVADASLGRL
- a CDS encoding MDR family MFS transporter produces the protein MATTADAPPAHRPGVVKALVGLLLGMFVSMLASTVVSTSLPVIVHDLDGDQAAYTWVVTATLLTTAISTPIWGKLADLFNRKLLIQIAIVIFVLATAAAGFSQNPETLIAFRALQGVGAGGLAALSQVIMADIISPRERGRYMGLFGAVMAVATIGGPLLGGVITDAFGWRWNFFVALPVAVAALVIQQRTLHLPERPRRAVRIDYVGIVLLSAAVSLLLVWVTNAGTSFDWWSLPTALMVGGSALATLLFIVVELRTPEPLIPLRLFRSATFSLAVVASIATGISMFGTTVFLSQYMQMARGATPTEAGVMTIPMIAGLLLASVVIGALISRYGHWKPYLIVGGVLLTAGTALLSTIHYDTPFVLVSVYMFFLGAGVGMTMQNLVLVVQNTADPREMGVASSGVTFFRSLGGTIGVSVMGAALASQATTLTGERQGDIATALSDLGAQGATLAQELQSGTIPQVAVLPEALRVIFEDVYAQAIAHSFLIAVPVAILSLIAIVFLPNTPLNRMTTTERIHAGEADLATVSTSTGMDALPATGRTPALRAARRR
- the rplL gene encoding 50S ribosomal protein L7/L12; translated protein: MAKLSTEELLDAFKELTLIELSEFVKAFEETFDVTAAAPVAVAAAGAPAGGAPAEEEEVKDSFDVILESVGDKKIQVIKVVRELTSLGLGEAKAVVDGAPKPVLEGANKEAADKAKAALEEAGATVTLK
- a CDS encoding sugar phosphate isomerase/epimerase family protein produces the protein MARPITLFTGQWADLPFEEVARLAGEWGYDGLEIACWGDHLDVARWDDAEYVQSRKDILERNGLKVWAISNHLTGQAVCDDPIDQRHRDILSDRVWGDGDPEGVRHRAAEDLKDTARMAAALGVTTVNGFSGSSIWKYVAMFPPASEAMVDAGYTDFADRWHPILDVFEEVGVRFALEVHPSEIAYDYWTAKRTLEAIGHRKSFGFNFDPSHFVWQQLDSVAFVLDFADHIFHVHCKESVTNLDGRNGVHGSHLSWDNPRRGWTFVSTGHGAVPWEPIFRALNAIGYDGPTSVEWEDAGMDRLVGAPEALEFVRRLARITPPHQLFDAAFSSK